In Falco biarmicus isolate bFalBia1 chromosome 6, bFalBia1.pri, whole genome shotgun sequence, the following are encoded in one genomic region:
- the LOC130151598 gene encoding uncharacterized protein LOC130151598 isoform X3: protein MSVKQGSSELADDSESNVFEIVLPITILVLSDDDFLWAEAEEQAASVPELRKESKQEGHLNNRVFLKSDVTPANDSDSLSILEENKPASNKDRSVKYSEEHWVAESACNNHFDLLSDHCDADTDKYRQNDMLPTLSCKTQLTEVNKTSDGEKCDSDDGFQIRLPLSSADSEGRDDTVGTSGQLTLTVVSQHEEELVSVASVLSDGGQETQPEIHKETEAVVKMEDPDSSKNGENEANNIKGSKYEGETLSSLLEHGLKELKFTYNCSAPLLNGCSPNSEELLKDVGKLETNTSPSAASNTTGEHICETLRPHAKKRNRKQKVVSPHASPKEFQSQQEGLACLSNSVTIKRLSKASCSLNKNERLNLKCRLCNSVYKSTTHLKKHIYSAHKYKKIHKFYFCKRIFLFSLNLKNHLKFHKKITRLQKARKNRINARKVRQRRSKERKSDTKKKERKLSQWGNAGF from the exons ATGTCAGTGAAACAGGGGAGCTCGGAGCTGGCCGACGACAGCG AGTCGAATGTCTTTGAAATCGTTCTCCCGATCACTATCTTAGTGCTGAGCGATGATGACTTTCTCTGGGCGGAGGCTGAGGAGCAAGCAGCCAGCGTTCCAGAGCTGAGGAAGGAGAGCAAGCAGGAGGGTCACCTAAACAACAGGGTTTTCCTCAAAAGTGATGTGACACCTGCAAATGACAGTGATAGTTTaagcattttggaagaaaacaagccTGCTTCAAATAAGGATCGTAGTGTGAAATACTCTGAAGAACATTGGGTTGCTGAGAGTGCATGTAACAACCATTTTGATCTGTTAAGTGACCACTGTGATGCAGACACAGATAAATATAGGCAAAATGACATGTTGCCTACATTGTCTTGCAAAACACAGCTTACAGAGGTAAACAAAACCAGTGACGGAGAAAAATGTGATAGTGATGATGGCTTTCAGATTCGGCTGCCTCTCTCCTCTGCTGACAGTGAGGGCAGAGATGATACCGTTGGGACAAGCGGACAGCTGACTTTGACAGTGGTATCCCAACATGAAGAGGAACTTGTCAGTGTTGCAAGTGTTCTTTCTGATGGTGGTCAAGAGACACAACCAGAAATCCACAAGGAGACGGAGGCAGTTGTTAAAATGGAAG ATCCTGATTCTTCAAAGAATGGAGAAAATGAAGCTAATAACATAAAGGGAAGCAAATATGAAGGTGAAACTCTGAGTTCTCTTTTGGAACATGGcttgaaagaactgaaatttaCCTATAATTGTTCTGCTCCACTTCTTAATGGATGTTCTCCTAATTCAGAAGAACTGCTAAAAGATGTAGGGAAACTGGAGACAAACACTTCCCCTTCTGCTGCATCAAATACTACTGGAGAGCATATTTGTGAGACATTAAGGCCACATGCTAAGAAAAGAAACCGGAAACAAAAAGTTGTTTCTCCTCATGCAAGCCCAAAAGAATTCCAAAGCCAGCAGGAAGGTTTGGCATGCCTAAGTAATAGTGTGACCATCAAACGTCTTTCTAAAGCATCTTGTTCTTTAAATAAGAATGAAAGGTTGAATTTGAAGTGCAGGCTTTGTAATTCTGTATATAAAAGCACTACACATCTAAAGAAACATATTTATTCAGCTcataaatataagaaaatacacaaattcTACTTTTGTAAAAgaatctttctcttttctctcaaCCTTAAGAATCACCTTAAATTTCATAAGAAAATCACTAGGTtgcaaaaggcaagaaaaaatagaataaatgcGAGAAAAGTTAGACAGAGAAgatccaaagaaagaaaatctgacaccaagaaaaaagaaa
- the LOC130151178 gene encoding opsin-5-like: MEEQYVSKLHPIVDYGAGVFLLIIAILTILGNSAVLATAVKRSSLLKSPELLTVNLAVADIGMAISMYPLAIASAWNHAWLGGDASCIYYALMGFLFGVCSMMTLCAMAVIRFLVTNSSKSNSNKITKNTVRILITFIWLYSLLWAILPLVGWGYYGPEPFGISCTIAWSKFHSSSNGFSFILSMFLLCTVLPALTIVACYLGIAWKVHKAYQEIQNIDRIPNAAKLEKKLTLMAVLISVGFLSSWTPYAAASFWSIFNSSGSLQPIVTLLPCLFAKSSTAYNPFIYYIFSKTFRCEIKQLQRCCGWRVHFFSTDNSAENPVSMMWSGRDNVRLSAAAKVENQAAASR; this comes from the exons ATGGAGGAGCAATACGTTTCCAAACTCCACCCCATAGTGGATTATGGAGCTGGGGTCTTTCTTCTGATCATAG CCATCCTGACAATCCTTGGAAATTCAGCTGTCCTTGCTACAGCTGTGAAACGCTCTTCCCTCCTGAAGTCACCGGAGCTGCTTACAGTTAACTTGGCAGTAGCAGATATTGGAATGGCAATCAGCATGTATCCACTGGCCATTGCATCCGCCTGGAACCATGCTTGGCTGGGAGGAGATGCATCCTGCATATATTATGCTCTGATGGGTTTCCTTTTTGGTGTCTGCAGCATGATGACCCTATGTGCCATGGCTGTGATTCGATTCCTTGTTACCAATTCATCCAAATCTAACA GTAACAAAATCACCAAGAACACTGTTCGCATCTTGATTACTTTCATCTGGCTCTACTCCTTGCTCTGGGCCATTCTGCCCTTGGTAGGCTGGGGCTACTATGGCCCTGAGCCATTTGGCATCTCTTGTACAATAGCCTGGAGCAAGTTCCACAGCTCCTCCAATGGCTTTTCATTCATCCTGAGCATGTTCCTCCTGTGCACAGTCCTGCCTGCACTGACCATCGTTGCCTGTTACTTGGGAATCGCCTGGAAGGTTCATAAAGCATACCAAGAGATCCAGAATATTGACAGGATCCCTAATGCAGCTAAACTGGAGAAGAAGCTGACATTG ATGGCCGTGCTCATCTCAGTCGGGTTCCTGAGCTCATGGACACCGTATGCAGCAGCCAGCTTCTGGTCCATATTTAACTCCAGCGGTTCCCTACAGCCCATTGTTACACTGCTGCCCTGTCTGTTTGCCAAATCGTCAACAGCGTATAACCCTTTTATTTACTACATCTTCAGCAAAACTTTCCGCTGTGAAATTAAACAATTGCAGCGTTGCTGTGGCTGGCGAGTTCATTTCTTCAGCACCGACAACTCTGCTGAAAATCCCGTGTCGATGATGTGGAGTGGGAGAGACAACGTACGTCTCTCTGCAGCTGCGAAGGTGGAGAACCAGGCTGCTGCAAGTCGCTGA